A DNA window from Trypanosoma brucei brucei TREU927 chromosome 11 chr11_scaffold01 genomic scaffold, whole genome shotgun sequence contains the following coding sequences:
- a CDS encoding phosphoglycerate mutase-like protein: MTVLSRVLLGAAVGSVSAAFNIAWCDSSLQSGSVLSVNSLLPVDEIIRADGKNASLKSWGVPWVEDWDCLEAKDGAAGKSSGHKRQLILIRHGQYQNEKSSDDRQRTLTQLGEEQARLTGRYLWQAFQQKRLVKELGSEPALGVDNFMGGLLRFHEPKEIYVSDMTRAQQTVKLITEAFPYHIRARVKTDPILRERYPCDPQPPHKHRSAAHSDMLAVEEVFKKYFHRPLKDESSVEVIVGHANVIRYLVCRALQLPPEAWLRISLPHCSITSLVIGANGHVSLSSLGSAGHLPVDMVTTHNVP; encoded by the coding sequence ATGACGGTGTTGTCACGGGTGCTTCTGGGTGCAGCGGTGGGAAGTGTGAGTGCGGCATTTAACATAGCGTGGTGTGATTCATCATTGCAAAGCGGTTCTGTGCTTTCTGTAAACAGTTTACTGCCTGTGGATGAAATTATTAGAGCGGATGGAAAGAACGCCAGTCTTAAGTCTTGGGGTGTTCCGTGGGTTGAGGATTGGGACTGTCTTGAGGCGAAGGACGGAGCGGCGGGAAAAAGTTCGGGGCATAAACGCCAGCTGATTTTGATACGTCACGGGCAATACCAAAATGAGAAGAGTAGTGATGACCGGCAACGCACTCTTACTCAACTTGGGGAGGAACAGGCGAGACTCACCGGAAGGTATTTGTGGCAGGCGTTTCAGCAGAAACGTTTGGTGAAGGAACTGGGTAGTGAACCGGCGCTTGGGGTTGATAACTTCATGGGCGGGTTGTTGCGTTTCCATGAGCCGAAAGAAATCTACGTCTCGGATATGACTCGTGCTCAGCAAACTGTCAAACTCATAACGGAAGCTTTTCCCTACCACATACGTGCGCGAGTAAAAACTGATCCCATTCTTAGGGAGCGGTATCCCTGTGACCCTCAGCCGCCGCATAAGCACCGATCTGCAGCGCACAGCGACATGTTAGCGGTGGAGGAGGTGttcaaaaaatattttcataGACCCTTAAAGGACGAGTCGTCTGTCGAGGTTATTGTGGGACACGCCAATGTCATTCGGTATTTGGTGTGCCGCGCACTGCAGTTGCCCCCAGAAGCGTGGCTGCGCATTTCGCTTCCCCACTGTAGCATCACAAGTCTCGTGATTGGTGCAAACGGTCACGTCAGTTTATCTTCGCTTGGGTCGGCAGGGCACCTGCCCGTCGACATGGTCACAACTCATAACGTTCCGTAA
- a CDS encoding glycosyl hydrolase, which produces MPAYTGLNGRPIPPGAKRRRHITSALFKTPLLLVPAIFMMILLYYSMRSGRGHRRGLPVPFYDSQETTTSLDDWKKDRSSSGIPGLPPMSDEGRSVIIVPCTASGSINSKLDGQQQVTTEVQFYRTRCQPVVVGKNDERTVKEKGGCSDDVRPIVSIIPQGSEKLYFPKEVLLEEMEEEEQGPQDTVGRFPQRMEKVLSEDGTNGFWLSTSSSGPPIMRCASRALVEPFFSAPLNPQPNWIWGSSGFVVSVLLYTIARDVGKGVVEGSFTFRSREKIHFYGLPLRKKPSAGWIEADDDELDDEAVTGGTLPSGTVPLVYAFGERSVVGILWLNGSPSHAYTTDTADSKSSGMREQTVHFASATGATRVFLLPGPTLEDVLLQYYTLTGFPVFPPLFALGYHHHSVRYRHADDILHVNHMSLSLRLPIDTVGMNLGAVAADDIFAWPRRRIADSLEVQTRLWRDGGHIIVLAVTPTVVPSSGSAAYIEGKEKGYFIFSPLKEGAAFVHLVSGIAKVWIDFLNPRARQWYSEMMEFTRFVGSTNLTHFSLVDNEPMLPRVLGGTDGVTLPSSALHYRGVRHRQVRNVYGMLHSMAAYDGQLSRTNNEYRPFVVTQSYFAGSQRYAAVRLRYRHRRDNDLTLSWARLRETVELCILHSISGLPFVGPDINVPVPNSFWGKKNFDELQVRWYQLSAFLPLFRSDMDVRPRHATILEFPKRTIFRIREAVLFRYTLLPYYYTLFWRSHLYGEPILRPVFLPYEKRGPPPEKGVAMSKESFFVGPDLFVAPVLSAVGEETAWRKEPHHRIRLPPNDLYYDYWTGALQYQGGLVKEPACIRFDKNPPFAEAKHVAPLFLRVGSILPTFTQTRTMRSSHDPANYTLTIALPQLTSELLWASEPVNSSDGRLLAEGELFVDGGDNYVDYNNHSTIRSDFCALRLECRLFPHSYRMEVRLKATVNSSCGKAVEALKANLVELDDPNVYVIDRLRLLFASPSESRFLVRGLPAASENGRQEQMQWKVSYGEIDDNVVEVHNFFVQLSDSLSNESTTHVIAAFDLRL; this is translated from the coding sequence ATGCCCGCATACACTGGCCTCAACGGCCGTCCGATACCTCCGGGAGCGAAGAGGAGGCGGCACATCACATCTGCCTTGTTCAAAACACCACTCTTGTTGGTACCAGCAATATTTATGATGATCCTCTTGTATTATTCCATGCGGTCCGGGCGTGGACATCGCAGAGGTCTACCCGTCCCTTTTTATGATTCTCAAGAGACTACCACTTCGCTAGATGATTGGAAAAAGGACCGTTCCTCTTCAGGTATTCCTGGACTGCCACCAATGTCAGATGAGGGAAGGTCCGTTATCATTGTCCCCTGTACCGCGTCTGGATCTATAAATAGTAAACTCGACGGTCAACAGCAAGTGACCACTGAAGTTCAGTTCTACCGCACGCGGTGCCAACCGGTCGTAGTTGGGAAAAATGATGAACGCAcggtgaaggaaaaaggtgGATGTAGCGATGATGTGCGCCCCATTGTGAGCATAATTCCACAGGGTTCAGAAAAGTTGTATTTCCCCAAGGAGGTTCTTCTCGaggagatggaggaggaagagcagGGACCTCAAGACACCGTTGGGAGGTTCCCACAACGTATGGAGAAGGTGTTGTCGGAAGACGGGACGAATGGTTTCTGGTTGAGTACCTCTTCCTCAGGGCCACCGATTATGCGCTGTGCCTCTCGTGCTCTTGTTGAGCCATTTTTTAGCGCTCCACTAAATCCTCAGCCAAACTGGATATGGGGCTCAAGTGGTTTTGTTGTTAGTGTCCTTCTGTATACCATTGCCCGCGACGTAGGCAAGGGCGTGGTAGAGGGCTCGTTCACATTTCGTTCGCGAGAGAAAATTCATTTCTACGGTTTACCCCTTCGAAAGAAGCCGAGCGCAGGTTGGATCGAGGCAGACGACGACGAACTAGACGACGAAGCGGTTACAGGAGGAACTCTTCCCAGTGGAACTGTGCCACTAGTCTACGCTTTTGGGGAGCGAAGTGTCGTCGGTATTCTGTGGCTGAATGGCTCCCCTTCGCATGCTTACACTACCGACACCGCAGATAGTAAGTCTAGTGGGATGCGAGAGCAAACCGTCCACTTCGCCAGTGCCACAGGTGCCACCCGtgtcttcctcctccccggGCCCACGCTGGAggatgtgcttctgcagtACTATACGCTAACTGGTTTCCCCGTATTTCCACCTCTATTCGCTCTGGGTTACCACCATCATTCTGTGAGATACAGACATGCGGATGATATATTACATGTGAATCATATGAGTCTGAGCTTACGTTTACCTATCGACACAGTGGGAATGAATTTGGGTGCTGTTGCCGCTGACGATATCTTTGCGTGGCCGCGAAGGCGTATTGCAGACTCGTTGGAGGTTCAGACGCGGTTGTGGCGGGACGGTGGGCACATTATTGTGCTGGCGGTAACACCAACTGTAGTACCCAGCTCTGGTTCAGCGGCATACatagagggaaaagaaaaggggtaCTTTATTTTCTCGCCGCTAAAGGAGGGTGCCGCATTTGTTCACCTAGTTTCGGGTATAGCGAAGGTGTGGATCGACTTCTTGAACCCTCGCGCAAGGCAATGGTACTCTGAGATGATGGAATTTACACGTTTTGTTGGCTCCACAAATCTCACCCACTTCTCTCTAGTGGATAATGAGCCGATGCTACCCAGAGTTCTTGGTGGAACCGATGGCGTAACTCTACCGTCATCAGCGCTACATTACCGGGGTGTGCGTCACAGGCAAGTCCGAAACGTCTACGGTATGTTACACTCTATGGCCGCATACGATGGGCAACTAAGTCGTACAAATAATGAATATCGGCCCTTCGTTGTCACGCAGTCGTACTTCGCGGGTTCGCAACGCTACGCTGCGGTGCGGTTGCGTTACCGTCACAGGAGGGATAATGATCTCACCCTTTCATGGGCGCGGCTAAGGGAAACGGTGGAATTGTGCATCTTACATAGCATCTCAggccttccttttgttgggCCTGATATTAATGTCCCCGTGCCCAACTCCTTctggggaaagaaaaattttgACGAACTACAGGTGCGGTGGTATCAGCTTAGTGCGTTCCTTCCATTGTTCAGGAGCGACATGGATGTGCGGCCGCGGCACGCTACGATACTTGAGTTCCCTAAACGTACCATCTTTCGTATTCGCGAGGCTGTTCTATTCCGGTACACTCTTTTGCCCTACTACTATACGCTGTTCTGGAGGTCACATCTATACGGGGAACCCATCCTTCGCCCAGTATTTCTTCCGTATGAGAAACGGGGCCCACCCCCGGAGAAAGGAGTGGCAATGTCGAAGGAATCTTTCTTTGTGGGCCCAGACCTTTTTGTGGCTCCGGTGCTGTCCGCTGTGGGGGAGGAAACCGCGTGGCGGAAGGAACCGCACCATAGGATACGTCTTCCACCCAATGACCTCTACTACGACTACTGGACTGGTGCTCTTCAGTACCAAGGAGGATTGGTGAAGGAACCCGCATGCATACGCTTCGATAAAAACCCACCATTTGCCGAAGCGAAGCATGTGGCACCGTTGTTTCTGCGAGTAGGTTCAATTCTCCCAACCTTCACTCAGACACGAACAATGCGTAGTTCCCATGATCCGGCAAACTACACGCTTACTATTGCACTCCCGCAGCTGACGTCGGAACTGTTATGGGCAAGTGAGCCCGTGAACTCCAGCGACGGTAGGTTGCTTGCTGAAGGCGAGTTGTTCGTGGATGGTGGCGACAACTACGTAGACTACAACAATCATTCCACAATACGCAGTGACTTCTGTGCCCTTCGGTTGGAGTGCCGGTTATTTCCTCACTCGTACCGTATGGAAGTGCGATTGAAAGCGAC